Below is a window of Actinomycetes bacterium DNA.
GGCCACTCCTACATCAAAGCGTTGATGGCCGAGACCGGTGCTGCCTTCGGCGGTGAGCACTCCGGGCATTTCTACTTCCGAGATTTTTGGCGAGCCGACTCCGGCATGCTTGCTGCGCTACACGTGCTCGCGCTGTTGGGCAGTTCCGGGCAGCCAATGTCGGAGTTGGTGGCTCGGTATGAGCGCTACCCGTCCTCGGGTGAAATCAACTCGCACGTCGACGATGTGCCAGCCGCCATGCAGGCGCTCCGGGCGGAATTTTCCGGTCGAGCAGAGATCGATGAGTTGGATGGGCTGACGTTTTCTGGTGGTGAGTGGTGGTTCAATGTCCGGCCATCCAACACCGAGCCGCTGCTGCGGTTGAACGCCGAGGCCAGCGATGAAGAAGAGCTAGAAGAAATCACCGGTGCGGTGATTGATCTGATTCGGGAGGGCAGCAGTGGCTGATCCCGCAGACACGCTCGGGCTGGCGCCGTGGGTGCTGGAACTGTTGCGTTGCCCGCTGCCCCACCACGCGGAACTGCGGGTGGATACGACCCAGCAGGCCCTTCAGTGCACCCAATGTGACGCCGTGTTTCCGGTAGTGGCGGGATTGCCCATCATGCTCATTGAGCAGGGAACCGAGTCATCGTGACGCTTTCGCCGATGGTCATACGGGGTGCGGTGCGGAACTACGACTGGGGCGTGGTCGACGGACTCGTAGCGTGGGGGGCGCCGCGAGACGGTTTGCCGCAGGCCGAGATGTGGTTTGGCTTCCATCCAGCTGCCCCGTCCCCGCTGCGTGATGACTCGGCTCGCTCCCTGGCCGATGTTTGGCCGGACTACCAGCCGCCGCTTTTGGTGAAGATCTTGGCGGCAGCTAGTCCGCTATCCATTCAGGTTCATCCAACAGCGGCGCAAGTCGATCGGATGATGGCGAACCCTGCTAGCGCTGAGTTGCTGGCCGACCGGGTGGAAAAGACAGAAATGCTCATGGCCGTCGATCCGTTTGTGACCTTGACTGATTGGCGTCCTACCGCCCGAGCCCAGGCGTTGCTAAGTGCGGCGGGTGCCGCACCCGACGTGCTGGCCGCAGTAGCTGCCGGTGATCACGCTGCCGCCGTTGAGCGGTTGCTGGGCGAGGACCGCCTGCAGCTCACGCCCAGCGAATGGGCAGCTATCAGTCAGCAAGCTGGGCTATCAGAAGTCGAACAGGAAGCGCTGGCTGCCGTCGCGCAGCATTTCGGCGCTGATCCCGGCGTAGCGGTAGCCGCACTCTTGCAGCCGCAGTTACTGCAGCCGGGCGACGCGGCCTACGTGCCAGCAGGAGTGCCACACGCCTACGTTCACGGACTTGGGGTTGAGGTGATGCGCAACTCCGACAACGTCTTGCGGTTAGGTCTTACCAGTAAGACGGTCTCGGTTCCTGACTCGCTCGCGGCATTGGAGATGGATCGTCACGCGTCACTGATCCACGCGACAACTGATGACACCGAGCCGGCCGACGCGCCATTCCGGTCGGCACAGGTGTCGGGAACCGCGACGTTGGCGACTCCGGGCTACCGGCTGCTGCTGGTTTTGACGGGGCAGGCAACAGCGCAAGTCGCGGGTGATGAGTTTTCGCTGGTCACCGGCGATGCGCTGGCTATCCCGGCCGGGACTGATCCGGTAGTGGTAACCGCCACGGGCCGGACCGTCGCGCTATGGGCAACGGACTGAGCTCTGCTGCCAGCAGATCCACCCAATAAAGCGGAATCTGTGATCGCATGCCACAATGCAATATCGAACCAACGAAGCCTCGTGCCGTTCGGCCAGTTCCCCATACCCTGGAGTGCACGAGATGACCCTTGAGTACAAAGTTGCCGACCTATCGCAAGCCGAGTTCGGGCGCAAGGAGATAACCCTCGCCGAGCATGAAATGCCCGGTCTGATGGCAATGAGATCTGAATACGGTGAGC
It encodes the following:
- the manA gene encoding mannose-6-phosphate isomerase, class I, which gives rise to MTLSPMVIRGAVRNYDWGVVDGLVAWGAPRDGLPQAEMWFGFHPAAPSPLRDDSARSLADVWPDYQPPLLVKILAAASPLSIQVHPTAAQVDRMMANPASAELLADRVEKTEMLMAVDPFVTLTDWRPTARAQALLSAAGAAPDVLAAVAAGDHAAAVERLLGEDRLQLTPSEWAAISQQAGLSEVEQEALAAVAQHFGADPGVAVAALLQPQLLQPGDAAYVPAGVPHAYVHGLGVEVMRNSDNVLRLGLTSKTVSVPDSLAALEMDRHASLIHATTDDTEPADAPFRSAQVSGTATLATPGYRLLLVLTGQATAQVAGDEFSLVTGDALAIPAGTDPVVVTATGRTVALWATD
- a CDS encoding Trm112 family protein; translated protein: MADPADTLGLAPWVLELLRCPLPHHAELRVDTTQQALQCTQCDAVFPVVAGLPIMLIEQGTESS